A segment of the Candidatus Delongbacteria bacterium genome:
CCGAGGTGCAACTGACACCCGCGTGTCACGCCACAATCCTCGAGCGCCTGCGGTCCTTCGCCGCCGACCTGCCCGGGGGCCTCTTCAGCGTCTCCCAGGCCGGCCAGTGTCTGGACGCCCCCCGCCGCTTCACCGTTCCACTGCTCGAATACCTGGACAAGACCCGCATCACCGAACGCGTGGAGAACGACCGCCGCTTCCTCGAATGATGACTCGAGAGATTTCGCACACACAAGAACTTCGTCACTCCCGCGCAAGCGGGAACCCCGAGGGGTTACACGCCGAACGCAACTGAGAAGCCGGCACGATGCAGCCCACAATCCGTTCCAAAATCCCATTTGCCAAGCCCCGAATGGGGCACAACACATATGTAGCCCGTGGGGAATCCACGGGCGGACGTGGATCACTCGAGGAGGGATGGGTTTGCTACGAAACACCCCAAAGCGTTGCTTTGGGCTGAGAATGAGATGCCCCTGCGGGGCGCTCTCGTAGGATGGGCAAAGCGCAGCGTGCCCATCATGCTCTGCGGAATCTGCCCCACCCAAGCCCCGAACGGGGCACAACACATATGTAGCCCGTGGTGAATCCACGGGCGGACGTGGATTCACCGAGAGACGCAAGGTGTGCCGTGCAATCGCTCGGGATTCCCGCCTGCGCGGGAATGACCGATTGTGGGTGGCGACTTGTCGATTTCACTGAACGATCGACCTTCGCCAAGCCCCGAATGGGGCACAACACATATGTAGCCCGTGGGCAATCCACGGGCGGACGTGGAAGGCCTGGTCATTTTCATCCTGGACGGCGGTGTGGATGATTGATGGGCACGGCCTTCGGCCTTTGCCCATCCTACAAGCCCAGGCAGCTCATCGTAGGATGGGCAAAGCGCAGCGTGCCCATCTCTTCATTCAATCGAAGGAGAACACAGCCATGTCCACTCTCACCCGGCCCGATCGCCTCGGCCGCTTGCTGGATGTGGCCTGCGGTGCAGGCAACTTCGCGCTCGAACTTGTGCAGGAAATCGGCGGCCTGCGGGAGCTGGTGGCCATCGACAGCAGTCAAAGCGCACTGGAGGCTGCCCGTGACGCACTGGCCAGCCTGCCCCATCAACTGCACACGATGGCGGGGGAGCACCTCGACTTTCCCAACGGCGGTTTCGACACGGTGTCCATCGCTCACAGTCTTCATCATCTGGCCGACCCCGACATGGTCCTGAAGGAAATGCGGCGCGTGCTGCGCCCGGGAGGCTGGCTGGTGGTGCAGGAGATGTACCGGGACACCGAGGACCCGGCGGCCCGCACCCATGTGGAACTGCACCACTGGTGGGCGGCCGTGGATCGGAGCCGCAGTGTGCAGCACAACGAGACTTTCCCGCGTGAAAGTCTGGTCTCACTCCTGAACAACATGCCAGGCGTGAGCTGGCTGGTCGAGGACCGGATCGATGCGGACTCAAACCCCTTCAATCCGGAGCTGAAAGAGCATCTGGAACCGGTGATTGCGCGCTACCAGGCCTGGTGTGATGACTCTCCCGAGGGCCGGGCTTTGTTCGACCGCGGCGAGCGGCTTCGTGAACAGTTGGCGCGGCATGGGTTCCGCAGTGCTCCCGCGTTGCGCGCCTGGGGCAGACGGGAAGAGGCGCGGTGATCAGGGTCGGGAAGGGTCCGTGTCTGGAAAATGTTTTTGCTGGCGCTGGTCTTGTTCCTGTGCGTGTCCACTTTGATTGACATGTTAACGGGGTTTTCATTGCCCCTGTACGACAACAGGGAACAAATCTCGTCCCCCGTCGTGCCCCGGGTGGGTGGTGGAGGCGGTGGGCGGGAGAGGCGCACCTCCAGTAAGCGCCTGTCCAGATTGCCTGACACACATCCTTGGAAACTTGGCCCGGTTCTGCTCTTCAGGGAACAGAATTTGCCGTCCAGCGTGCCCCGGGTGGGTGGTGGAGGCGGTGGGCGGGAGAGACGCGCCTCCAGAAATCGACTGTTCAACTCACCTGACACGCATCCCTGGAAGTTTGGCCCGACCCTGCTCTTCAGGGAACAGAATTCGTCTTCCAGCGTGCCCCGGGTGGGTGGTGGAGGCGGTGGGTGGGAGAGACTAACCTCCAGAAAGCGGCTGTCCAATATTCCTGACACACAGTGATTGAAATTTGGCCCGGGTCTGCATTCCAAGGAACAGAATTCGCCTTCCAGCGTGCCCCGGGTGGGTGGTGGAGGCGGTGGGTGGGAGGAGAACCCCCGGATCACAAGTGTCCAGAAATCATGACTCATCCAACAGCTATTCTGTTTGTGGACCACACTGAGTCACCGGATCGGTTCACACATGACGTCGGATGAACAACACCACGCTGTCATTGGCAGCGCTCAAAGACACATTCAGAGTTGAGGAACACGACCATGCAAGGGTTCATTCATCGAATTGCCGTGCTGTGCGGAGCAATTCTTCTGGCCCTGTCTCCCTCGAGTCACGCCGCCGGAAGTGAGATGGGCCTGGCCTCCATGTTGTACATCAATGGACAGGGCAAGGCCTCCGTCGAGGCGGACCAGGTCAGCATCCAGTTCAATCTCAACGCGACCAGCAAGACGCTGGAAGTCGTGAGCGAAACTGTCTCCGAGAATCTCGACGAGGTGCTGGATTGGCTGGACAGTCATGATGAGACGGACATCGAATACTGGCTGGGGAATCTGTCCCGGCGGGACATCTACAGGACAAAGCGGCGCATGGATGTCCGGCTTGACAAGAGAATTGACGTGAACGTGTACAACATGCAATTGCTGGATACACTGACGACCATCATGTCCGCTCATGGTTTCACCATGGGCCGGACCGCATGGAGTACCAGCAAGGAAGACGAACTGAAAAGTGAAGCAATTCTGGCTGCCAGCAACGATGCAAGACGTCGCGCAGAGCAGTTCGCGACGGCTCTGGGAGTGTCACTCGGGAAGGTGTACACGATTTCCATTGATGGCGCGGGACCGTTGGAGGAGAGAGGATATCAGACAACGAAGAACTCCGGCGGATTCACCATCGACAATGAAGGCGCCTTCCATGCACGGGGCGGAAGTCTCGATCCCGTGTTGATCGTGGCCGATCGCTCCTCGGAGATTTCGGTTCAGCGGATCCAGGTGAGCACCCGTGTGCATGTGGAGTACGTGATCGAGTGATCGGCAGCACCGTATCAAGGTGTAAGTCCATCCCCGATTCGCGGGCAGGCCGTGCAGCAGGCTGATGGGTCAGTCGCTGCTGGCTGTGCCATCGAGAAACCCATGCCGTCTCAGCTGCAGGTCAAACAGCACGCCCTGCCCCCGATCCAGTTGCTCGGGAAGGTCGCCGCGTGTTCCCAGGCCCTTGGCCAGCAGTGCCAGTACCTCACCACACAGTTCGTAGTGCGTCACGACAAGCAGCGCGCTCACATCGGCACCGGCCGCGATCACCCAGGGCAGGATCCGCTCCTCATGGTCCTCGAAACCCTGCGCGTCGCCCTGACGATCGGGCCCACTCCAGAGTCGCGAGTCCGGGTGCACCATGACCGACTCCGTGGTCCATGCCGCCAGCAGTGCCTCGGCGGTGGCCCGGGCGCGTGGAGCCGTCGACGGAATCATCAACACCGAATCACCCACGACTGGCCGCGGCAACAGCATGGCAAGTCGCTGGGCCTGCAAGCGCCCCCGCTGTGAAATTCCACCGGGAGCCGGATCGGCGTGTCGCAGCCAGGCCATCCATCTCATCGGAACCTCTGCACGATCAGGCCATTCTTCCACTTCGAGTGAGCCACCAGCGGTTCCAGAATCACCCGGTGCTTCAGGCTGCTGGCGTGCAGCAACAATACCTCGCCATCACGGCGCACGATCATGCCCGTGTGGCTCACATCCAGACCGGCCGCATCGTTCCAGAAGCCGACCAGATCCCCGGTCCGCAGACTGTCAAGCAGGGCTGCGGACGGAGGCACCCGGGTCAGCGTGCGCTCCTGCGTGCCCAGTCCGGGCAGCCACTGGCCACCATCCGATTTCTGGTTCAACACCTTGTTCCGCAACTGCGCGCCCGGCAGGCGAGCGCTGATGTCCTCCAGCTCCGGGTGTGCCACGGCCCAGTCACTGAAGAAGTGCAGGCGCTTGCTCCAGTCCACCCGGGCGTCCGCGTAGCGCCAGGCCTGCAGGCCTTCGCAGAAACCGGTGTCAGCCGTGGCGGCCGCGCAGACTTCCAGAAAGGTCATGCAGTCCAGCGAGTCCTCCCGGCACACGAGTTGCTCAGGGCGTGTCGCCGAGCCAATCAGCGTATTGGCTGCGTAGGGGCGACCCACTCGGGCCAGACCCGCATCGGCCATCGCGCTGGCTCTGGGGGAGGGATCATTGGCCACTTCCTGGACTGCCGCACGGGCATTGTCCGTGACGCAACAGGCCAGCAGGACCAGCAGCAGCATGCGAACCGGGCGGGACTGGATCACGGCTCAACCTCCAGGGATAGCGAAAACCAGGGATCCAGGCGGAAGCCCGCCAGTTGCTCGAGGTCCAGGTCCAGCAGGAAATGCTGATCCGGCTCGGTCAGTTCCAGGAAGTACAGTTCCGGCTCACCTTCAGGAGGCTGGATCAGCAGCGGCACAGTCAGCGTGCCCGAGTCGCTCGGGCGGGTCAGATGCACATCCAGCATGCCGTCACCCTGCTGCAACCGCGCCACCACCTCGGGGTGATCGACGCGCGACTGGAAATCGGCAAAACGTCCGCCCGCCCAGGGTCCCAGATGCTGGCTCAGTTTCTCCTGCATCACGGCCAGGTTCAGGCTGCCGCTTTGCAGACTGTAGTACAGGTCCCGCAGGAAGCGGCGAAAACGGGCGTCGGAGAGACTGGCCGGGTCCCGGCTGGCGTCGCGCAGGTTCTGCAACAGCAGCGCGAAGCGCCAGTCCAGACTCTCCTGGCTGCCCGGATCGTGCCAGCCCCCGTCGGCTCGGCTCCCCAGCAGCGGCAGGGCCAGCTCGGGATGCGGATTGTAACGCTGGTGGTTCAGGATCCGGGCGTGTGCCAGATCGCGCAGGCGATTGGCCGTGCTCACGCCGTGCACCTGCTCGACGGCGATGAGGGCCGTGGCCAGACGGAGGCCATCGCGCAGCCAGTCGGGTGTGCCGTTTTCCAGCGGAACCACTCCACCCCACCACTGCCCGGCCAGTGCGGTGGCCCGTTGCAGGGCCGCCTCGCCGCCACCGTTCCAGACGGCTGCCGCGGGCAGGCGTCCGGGAAGATCGCCGGCCGCGGGCGAGTAGAGCAGATCACGCAGATCACTCTCGGGACGCTCGCTCCGTCGCCACTCGGCCAGCAGTACGGGATCGTGATCCAGCGGCAGCAGCAGCTCGCTCAGCGCCGTGTTCAGCGGCAGCAGATCCGCCAGCGCTCCGTCCTGCCTGCCGGGATTGGACTTGGCCAGCGAGCGCGCGAAACCATCGCCGGGCACGGGGTCCAGCAGGGCCCCGCTCTCGGGCGCCGCCGGATTTCCCGGCCGCCAGGGACGCACCGAGTCCAGCACGGTGTCCTTCTCGTAGCGCCAGAAACTGGTGCCCGTGTTCGCCGGACCCGCCAGCAGGGCTGGGTCGGCTTCCGGCACGAAGACACTCATGCCGTCATCGGTCTGCAATTGGCGCCGCGGCAGGGCGTGCAGCACGGGCAGGCGCGCATTGCGGATCATGCACTGCAGGCGGGAGGGCGAGTCTCCGTCGCCCGGCGGCACCAAAATGCCGTTGCTGATGCCGAGAGCCAGGGGTGCGGATGATTCCAGATCCAGTCGCACCCACGGCACTCGTGTGACGCCATCCGCGGGTTCCGGGTGCCAGGCCCGCAAGGGATACTCAAGCTGACCGCCCTTGTTGCGGGTGGCCAGGTTCAGCGAGCCTTCGCCGAACAGGCTGAGATGCAGCCGTCCGGCGGGCAGTTCCTCAGGGAAGATCAGATAGATCAGAGGAGAACCCGGACTGTCCAGCCCGCCGGCATGCGGCAGCCAGAGCGAAACTGGACTCTCGGCGCAGTGCACACTGTCCAGCCGTGCGCCCGGGTCCAGACGCACGGGAATCACGGAGCTCGGGCGGGTCAGCGTGCCGTTCAGGCGGGCGGTCCAGCGGGCGGACAGCACGGCGTCGACGTTCAGTTCGAGAGCCAGGCTGTCCGTGGTCCAGTCAGGGTGCGAATATGGGGCCGGCTGTTCGCGGCCCACGCCCGAGTCGGGCAGGTCGTCAGCCAGTTCGGCCAGGGGACGGAACAGGCTGCTGCCGAAGTGCAGCGGTCGCAGCAGCAGGGTCGACGGATCGAGCGGATCCGGTCCGCCGCCGCTCAGCCTTGCCCAGAGTCGCGGCCGCCTGAATTGGAGCCAAGCCAGCGACTCCCCGCGTTCGTCACTCTGAAGGAAGTCGATCAGAAGGCTTGGCCAGGCCGTGCGCGCCATCGCGGCGGCATCGTCGTTGCCCAGACGGCGATTGAGGCGAGCGAACAGGCCGGTGGACACGGGTTGCCAGGACAGCGATTCCAGCTCCGCCGGCAAGCGGTCGCACAGCAGCAGGAAACTGCGGATCCTGCGGGACTGCAGGTCGGCGCCGTCCCCGCTTTGCAGCAGGAGGGCTTCCAGCGAGTCGCGCGCGCTCAGGGTGGCACGGGAGCGGCCTTCGAACCGCAGCATCCAGATGCCCCGACCGGGGCCGGGAAGGTGCAATCGCTGAAACGTCCCTTTCTCCAGCTGCAGG
Coding sequences within it:
- a CDS encoding DUF1460 domain-containing protein: MIQSRPVRMLLLVLLACCVTDNARAAVQEVANDPSPRASAMADAGLARVGRPYAANTLIGSATRPEQLVCREDSLDCMTFLEVCAAATADTGFCEGLQAWRYADARVDWSKRLHFFSDWAVAHPELEDISARLPGAQLRNKVLNQKSDGGQWLPGLGTQERTLTRVPPSAALLDSLRTGDLVGFWNDAAGLDVSHTGMIVRRDGEVLLLHASSLKHRVILEPLVAHSKWKNGLIVQRFR
- a CDS encoding methyltransferase domain-containing protein — its product is MSTLTRPDRLGRLLDVACGAGNFALELVQEIGGLRELVAIDSSQSALEAARDALASLPHQLHTMAGEHLDFPNGGFDTVSIAHSLHHLADPDMVLKEMRRVLRPGGWLVVQEMYRDTEDPAARTHVELHHWWAAVDRSRSVQHNETFPRESLVSLLNNMPGVSWLVEDRIDADSNPFNPELKEHLEPVIARYQAWCDDSPEGRALFDRGERLREQLARHGFRSAPALRAWGRREEAR
- a CDS encoding SIMPL domain-containing protein, producing the protein MGLASMLYINGQGKASVEADQVSIQFNLNATSKTLEVVSETVSENLDEVLDWLDSHDETDIEYWLGNLSRRDIYRTKRRMDVRLDKRIDVNVYNMQLLDTLTTIMSAHGFTMGRTAWSTSKEDELKSEAILAASNDARRRAEQFATALGVSLGKVYTISIDGAGPLEERGYQTTKNSGGFTIDNEGAFHARGGSLDPVLIVADRSSEISVQRIQVSTRVHVEYVIE